In Triticum aestivum cultivar Chinese Spring chromosome 5B, IWGSC CS RefSeq v2.1, whole genome shotgun sequence, the following proteins share a genomic window:
- the LOC123111038 gene encoding probable alpha,alpha-trehalose-phosphate synthase [UDP-forming] 7, with the protein MFSRSYTNLLDLANGNLSALDYGGSSGGGGGRPPRPRRMQRTLTTPGTLAELDEERAGSVASDVQSSLANDRIIVVANTLPVRCERRPDGRGWTFCWDEDSLLLHLRDGLPEDMEVLYVGSLRADVPAAEQEDVAQALLDRFRCVPAFLPKDLSDRFYHGFCKQTLWPLFHYMLPFTSDHGGRFDRSNWEAYVLANKLFSQRVIEVLNPDDDYIWIHDYHLLALPSFLRRRFNRLRIGFFLHSPFPSSELYRSLPVRDEILKSLLNCDLIGFHTFDYARHFLSCCSRMLGIEYQSKRGYIGLDYFGRTVGIKIMPVGINMVQLKSQLQLPDLESRVAELRKQFHGKTVLLGVDDLDIFKGINLKILAFEHMLKTHPKWQGRAVLVQIANPRGGSGKDVQGLKAEIEESCTRINQQFGRSGYSPVELVYRTLSSVERMTYYTLAECVVVTAVRDGMNLTPYEYIVCRQGIPGLDGGDAPKRKSMLVVSEFIGCSPSLSGAIRVNPWNIDTTAEAMNESIALSENEKQLRHEKHYRYVCTHDVAYWSKSYIHDLERSCRDHFRRRCWGIGLGFGFRVVALDRNFKKLTVDSIVADYKKSNSRVILLDYDGTLVPQTTINRTPNETVVNIMNALCADKKNVVFIVSGRGRSSLEKWFNSCPELGIAAEHGYFMRRTRDEQWQINNQCSEFGWMQMAEPVMNLYTEATDGSYIETKESALVWHHQDADPGFGSAQAKEMLDHLESVLANEPVSVKSGQHIVEVKPQSVSKGFVAEKILSMLTENKRQADFVLCIGDDRSDEDMFEGIADIMRRSIVDPQTSLYACTVGQKPSKAKYYLDDTNDVLNMLEALADVSEEVGSPEELEILSPSEEA; encoded by the exons ATGTTCTCGCGATCCTACACCAACCTGCTCGATCTCGCCAATGGGAATCTCTCGGCACTCGACTACGGGGGTTCCAGCGGGGGTGGCGGCGGGCGGCCGCCGCGGCCGAGGCGGATGCAGAGGACGTTGACGACGCCGGGCACGCTGGCGGAGCTCGACGAGGAGCGCGCGGGGAGCGTAGCTTCGGACGTGCAGTCGTCGCTCGCCAACGACCGCATCATCGTTGTCGCCAATACGCTCCCCGTGCGCTGCGAGCGCCGACCCGACGGCCGCGGCTGGACCTTCTGCTGGGACGAAGACTCGCTCCTGCTCCACCTCCGCGACGGCCTCCCCGAGGACATGGAGGTCCTCTACGTCGGCTCCCTCCGCGCCGACGTGCCAGCCGCTGAGCAGGAAGACGTCGCGCAGGCGCTCCTCGACAGGTTCCGCTGCGTACCGGCCTTCCTCCCCAAGGACCTCTCCGACCGCTTCTACCACGGCTTCTGCAAGCAGACCCTGTGGCCGCTCTTCCACTACATGCTCCCCTTCACCTCCGACCACGGTGGCCGCTTCGACCGCTCCAACTGGGAGGCCTACGTCCTTGCGAACAAACTCTTCTCGCAGCGCGTCATCGAGGTCCTCAACCCCGACGACGACTACATCTGGATCCACGACTACCACCTCCTGGCGCTCCCCTCTTTCCTGCGCCGCCGATTCAACCGCCTCCGCATCGGATTCTTCCTGCACAGCCCATTCCCATCATCGGAGCTCTACCGTAGCCTGCCCGTCCGTGACGAGATCCTCAAATCCTTGCTCAACTGTGATCTCATTGGCTTCCATACCTTTGATTACGCCCGCCATTTCCTCTCTTGCTGCAGCCGCATGCTCGGAATCGAGTACCAATCCAAGAGAGGCTACATTGGGCTCGATTACTTTGGCCGCACTGTGGGGATAAAGATCATGCCTGTTGGGATTAACATGGTGCAGCTTAAATCGCAGCTCCAGCTTCCTGATCTCGAGTCGCGTGTTGCAGAGCTACGGAAGCAGTTTCATGGGAAGACTGTCTTGCTTGGTGTGGATGATCTGGACATATTCAAGGGGATTAACCTGAAGATTCTTGCGTTTGAGCATATGCTCAAGACACACCCAAAATGGCAGGGCCGAGCAGTGCTAGTGCAGATTGCAAACCCAAGGGGTGGTAGTGGGAAGGACGTGCAAGGATTAAAGGCTGAGATCGAGGAAAGTTGCACGAGGATTAATCAACAGTTTGGGCGGTCGGGGTATAGTCCTGTGGAGCTTGTTTATAGGACATTGTCGAGTGTGGAAAGGATGACATATTACACTCTGGCTGAGTGCGTCGTTGTTACTGCAGTGAGGGATGGGATGAACCTCACACCATATGAGTACATTGTGTGTAGACAGGGGATTCCTGGTTTGGATGGTGgtgatgcaccaaagaggaaaagtATGCTAGTTGTGTCAGAATTCATAGGTTGCTCGCCATCATTGAGTGGAGCAATCCGGGTGAACCCTTGGAACATTGATACAACAGCAGAGGCAATGAACGAGTCCATTGCTTTGTCAGAGAATGAAAAGCAATTGCGCCATGAGAAGCATTATCGATATGTCTGCACACATGATGTTGCCTATTGGTCTAAGAGCTATATTCATGATCTGGAGAGAAGCTGCAGGGACCATTTTAGGAGGAGGTGCTGGGGTATTGGACTTGGATTTGGATTTAGAGTGGTTGCTCTAGACCGCAACTTCAAAAAGCTTACAGTGGATTCTATTGTTGCTGATTACAAGAAGTCGAACAGCAGGGTTATACTTCTGGACTATGATGGAACTCTAGTACCACAAACTACGATCAATCGAACTCCAAATGAGACTGTTGTTAACATCATGAATGCTCTTTGTGCTGATAAGAAGAATGTTGTTTTCATTGTAAGTGGAAGAGGTAGGAGTAGCCTTGAGAAGTGGTTCAACTCTTGCCCTGAGCTTGGCATTGCGGCTGAACATGGTTACTTTATGAG GCGAACCAGAGATGAGCAATGGCAAATAAATAACCAGTGCTCAGAGTTTGGATGGATGCAAATGGCTGAGCCAGTAATGAACCTGTATACAGAAGCTACTGATGGTTCGTATATCGAAACCAAAGAGAGTGCTTTGGTCTGGCACCACCAAGATGCTGACCCTGGTTTTGGATCTGCACAAGCAAAAGAAATGTTAGATCATTTGGAGAGTGTTCTTGCCAATGAGCCAGTCTCTGTGAAGAGTGGCCAACACATTGTAGAGGTTAAACCTCAG AGTGTCAGCAAGGGATTTGTCGCGGAGAAGATCCTATCGATGCTGACAGAGAATAAAAGACAAGCAGATTTTGTCCTCTGCATAGGTGATGATCGATCAGATGAGGATATGTTTGAAGGAATAGCTGATATTATGAGGCGGAGCATTGTTGATCCCCAAACCTCGCTCTATGCCTGCACAGTCGGCCAGAAACCAAGCAAGGCCAAGTATTATTTGGATGATACTAATGATGTTTTGAACATGCTCGAGGCACTTGCAGATGTATCAGAGGAGGTTGGTTCACCAGAAGAATTGGAGATACTTTCTCCGTCGGAGGAGGCATGA